Within Sorangiineae bacterium MSr11367, the genomic segment CTCGGCACCGTCTCGACACACCCACCCACCTGCTGCGGCGGCGCCGCATCCGCCACCCCCGCATCCTCCTCCGCCCTCGCCGTCGACGCACAAAGCGTCAGAAAAACAGCCAGAGTGATTGAACAGGAAGACGGGAAGACGGGAAGGGTGTTTGGGGATGAAGAATGAGTCAGGGGGCGAACGGAAAATCCAAAAAAACTTCCCGTCTTCCCGTCTTCCTGTGATCCTCTCCAGCTCCGGCGCGGGGTCATCGCGTTCGCATCCTTCGTGCGCGGCGCGCAAAGAGGTCGCGCAACGGTTTGACGAACGAACCCCCCGTGCGGATCTCCACGGTGTCCACGCCCAGCTTCAGAAAGGCCTGACTCCGCGCCAGAGCCAGCTTTTTCATCGCATCCGCATACGACGCCCGCACGTGCGGATCGGACGTATCCACCAGCACCGATTCCCCGCTTTCCAAGTCCTCGAACGTCGCGAGCCCCACGTCGGGCAGCTCCATGTCGCGCGGGTCCACCAGGACCACGGGGATCACGTCGTGCTTGCGCGCCGCGACCGCCAGCGCCCGCTCGTAGCCCTGCGCAAAGAAGTCGCTCACCACGAACGCAATGCTGCGCCGCCGTGCCACGCCGACCAGCGCCTCCAAGGCCGTCTTCAGATCCGTCTGCGCGCCCAGCGGCGGCGGTGCATCCGGCGCGCGTGCGGCCACCACGCCGGCGGACCTGGGCTCGAAGCCCAGGATCTCGCGCACCACGCGCATCACGTGTTTTTCGCCCTTTTTGGGCGGGACGATGCGCTCGACTTGGTTCGTCGAGAGGATCATCCCCACGCGGTCGTTGTTGCGGATGGCGCTGAAGGCCAGAAGTGCGGCTACCTCGGAGGCGACGCGCGTCTTCGGTGCGCGCTGCGTTCCGAAGCGCTCGCTGGGCGAGAGATCGACCACCAGCATCACGGTCATCTCGCGCTCTTCGACGAAGACCTTCACGAAGGTCTCGTTCATGCGCGCCGACACGTTCCAGTCGATGGAGCGCACGTCGTCGCCCATTTGGTACGGGCGCACCTCGCGGAAGGCGAGGCCTTGGCCCTTGAAGCTCGACGTGTACGTACCGGAAAGGTTCTCGTTGGCCAGCCGCGCTGTGTGAATCTCGATGGTGCGCAGCGCGGCGAGGAGCTCTCGGGGGATCATGGCGTCAACTCGACGGCTCGGATCAGGGAACTTCCACCACCTCGAAGACGCGGCGGACGATCTGCTCGGCGGTGACCTCTTCCGCGTCGGCCTCGTAGGTGAGCACCAAGCGATGGCGCAGCACGTCCGGCCCCACTGCCTTGACGTCTTCCGGCGTGACGTAGCCGCGGTGCCGCAAAAACGCGTGCGCCCGCGCCGCCAAGTTCAGCGCGATGGATGCGCGGGGCGAGGCGCCGAACTCGATGAGCGGCGCGAGATCTTTCAGCCCGTGGCGCGCAGGCTCGCGCGTCGCGAAGACGACTTCGACGATGTAGTCTTTCACTTTCTCGTCGACGTACACCTGGCCGATGATCTGCTTCGCATTGAGCAGATCCGCCGGGTGCACGATGGGCTCGGCCTTCGCCGGTTCGAGCGCGGTCATGCGGTCCATGATTTTGCGCTCGTCTTCCCGCGAGGGGTAGCCCACCTTGATCATGAGCATGAAGCGGTCGACCTGCGCCTCGGGCAGTGGGTACGTGCCCTCCTGCTCGATGGGATTCTGCGTGGCCATGACGATGAACGGCTGCGGCAGGGGATACGTCTTGTCGCCGATGGTGACCTGGCGCTCTTGCATCGCCTCGAGCAACGCGCTCTGCACCTTGGCCGGGGCGCGGTTGATCTCGTCGGCGAGCACCAAGTTGGCGAACACCGGCCCGAGCTTCTGGGTGAAGTCGCCCTTCTGCTGGTTGTAGATGACGGTGCCGATGACGTCGGCGGGGAGCAGATCCGGCGTGAATTGGATGCGCGCGAACTTCGCGGCGATGACGTCGCAGAGGGTGCGGACCGTGAGCGTCTTGGCGAGACCGGGCACGCCCTCGAGCAGCACGTGGCCGCCCGTGAGCAATCCGATGAGGATTCGCTCGATCATGTAGGACTGACCTACGATGACCTTTCCTACCTCGGTGGTGAGTCGGTCGACGAATGCGCTTTCTTTGGCAACGAGCTCGTTTAGAGCGCGGACATCGTGCATGGCGCGTACGTCACTAGCACAACTCCGCGGCTAACCCGATCCACGAGAAAGCACGACCACGCCCTTGATGGCGTACCAGAGCCCGAGCGGAACGGCCCCCCACCAGACGACCACGGTATTCCCGATGACGATACCGCCGTGTTCCGTGTAGAGCGCAACGCCAACACACGCGGCCAGCAACGCAAGGCCAAAGAGAAACATTCCCAGACCAGGACGCATGGCCTAACTTTATCAAAAAATTCCGCCGAAAAATCCTGCCGAGAATCCTGCCAGCTACTTCTTGCCGGCGTCCGTCGGGAGCTGCGGAGCGTTGTCTTTCTTGCGGAAGACGATCCAGTTGGGGCTTGAAATCCCGAGCAGGCGCCGGTGTACCCGGCGGCCTTTGATGTCGATGATCGAGACGGTATCTTCGGCGGTGTTGGAGACGTAGCCCCACTTGCCGTCGTCCGAGAAGGCCATGCCGTAGGCGCCTTTGCCCGTGGGGATCTCGAAGACCTGCACGTCGGTGTCGGTTTGATACAGAACCACGCGGCCGCCTTCCGGGTCGGTGATCCAGAGGTAACCGTCCGGTCCGGGCACTACGGTGCCGACCCGGAAACCGAGCTCAAAGGTGCGGCGGATGCCGAGGTTCGTCGTCTGCACGGAGGTCAGCGTCTTCTTCTCGGCGTCGTCGATGTAGGCGAGATCGTTCTCGCCCTGCCAGACGCCCCCGCCGGAGCCGACTTTCAAGGTGGCCCGCACGACCTTGCTCGCCGCGTCGATGACCGTCACCGAGTTGGACCCGGCATTCACCACGAAGGCATAGCGCCCGTTCTTGGAGATGGTGATGCGCGCGGGCTGGTTCTCCACCTCCACCTTGAACCGATCCACCAACGTCGTCGGGGTGATCAGGAGCGCGTTGCCCGGGGCGGTCATCGAGGTGGCCCAGATGTCTTCCTCGTCCGGGGAGAAGACGGCGTTGAAGACCGGAGCCTCGGTGACGCGACCTTTGATGGTCACACCCGTGGTGGCCTTCAAGAGAAGGAGGGCGCCCTTCGAGCTCGGGTTGTCCGCCAGGATGCGAAGGGGCGTGCCGGCTTCTTGCTCGCCCGCGTCTTCACCCGCGTCGGGAGGCTCGCCGCCGGCGTCGAAGCCTGCATCGAACCCGGAGTCTACCTTCGCATCCGCACGGGCATCGACCCCGGCGTCGGGCGCCACTCCGGGGACGAGGGAGCCCGCCGAGAGCAGGAGCTGCTGCCGATCCCTACTGAGCGCGAGGTAGTGCGGGAACGACGCGTTGCGAAGGTGGATCCGTGAAGGGTTGATGTACTCCTTCTCGGTGTCGACGACGGTGATCGTATCGCCATTGCCGTTCAGTACGTAGAGCGCGTCGTAGTTGATGGCACTGGGCAAGCCCAAGGTGGTCGGCAGGCCATCATCCTTGTCATCGCAGCCCGCGGCCCCGATGCCGAGAAGGATGGTCGTGGCTACGACCGAGGCAAGACACGGAAGAAGGGAGAGAAGAAGAAGCGGACGCCGTCCCATCGCTCTCTTACATACGCTGCCGGGCTCGCTCATTCCACTTCCAAGACGACTTTACCGAACGCCTTTCGCTCTTCGAGGACGCGGTGGGCCTCCACCGCGCTCCACAAAGGCAGGACGCGGTCGACCACGGGGCGCAATTTACCCTGGGAAAATAGCGGCATCATGCGGTGAAGGTCCCCCTTCGAACCCATGGTCGATCCCAGAACGCGCACCTGGCGGAAGAAAATGTGCCGCAGGTCGATGGTGGGCGAATGCCCCATGGTCGCCCCACACGTGACGACGCACCCGCCCCAACGCGTGGCCAGGATGCTCTTGACGAAGACGTCGCCGCCGACATGCTCGATGACCGCGTCGACCCCGCGCTTCTCGGTGAGCTTTTTCACCTCGGCCACGAAGTCGGTGGTCGTGTAGTTGATGCCCACGTCCATGCCCAGGGCGCGCGCCCGTTCGAGTTTTTCGTCACTGCCCGCGGTGCCGATGACGCGCGCACCGAATAGCTTCGCGATTTGAATCGCCGCGCTCGAGACGCCGCTCCCCGCGGCTTGCACCAGCACCGTCTCGCCTGGGGCGACGCGGGCCCGCGTGACGACCATCTGCCACGCGGTGAGGAAGGCCAATGGGATCGCCGCCGCTTCGGTGAACGGCAGATCGCCGCCGGGCCCTGCGCTGGGGTAGGGAAGGATGTTGGCATCGGGCACGACGACGTGCCGCGCATAGCCTCCCTGCGTCGTCTCGCCGAGGATGTTGTACCGCGAACAGAGGTTGTCCTCGCCCGCGAGGCACTTCGCACACACGCCGCACGAGACCCCGGGCGAGACGAGCACCTTTTGCCCGACCTTGCATCCCGTTGCACCCGGGCCGAGTGCTTCGATCTCGCCCGCGATGTCCGAACCGAGTCGATGCGGAAAGTCGTATTTGACGTTGGGCAGACCACGCCGAACCCACACGTCGATGTGGTTCAACGCCACCGCCCGCACGCGCACGAGCACCTGCCGCGGCCCCGGCTCCGCGATGTCGATGGTTTCGCGCTTCAGGACCTCGGCCCCACCGTTTTCCCGAATGACCATGGCTTCGGTTTTCATGGCTGCGCACTCTAAATCACTCGCGCGACGCGCTCCCGACTCCAGCACGGCGGAAAAACTCCAACGGCTCGTGCGATTCGGACATCATTTGTCGAATCGTCGGGGAATCGTCACGTCGCTGTCACACGCGGAGGGCTAAAGCACGGCTTCCTTAACTCGCTGTAAGGTTTTGGTCGTTTGCCGTGAAATTCCCTCGAAAATACCCCCAGCTCCTCCGCGCGACGGCTGCCGCCGCATTTGCATGGTTCACCCTCCAACCGGGAACGGTGCACGCCCAACTGGCACCTCCCGCCCCTGCGGCCGCGGCCCCCGCTCCTGCGGAGAAGAAAGAGCACTGGTACGACAAGCTCAAGATTCGCGGGTATACGCAGGTTCGGTACAACCGACTTTTCGAATCCAACGATCGACTGGTCAACATTCAAGGCGATCGGTCCATCGGGGACGGCGGAGGCTTCTTCCTCCGGCGCGCCCGCGTGGTCCTTTACGGCGATGTGCACGAGCAGGTCTCCGTCTACCTGCAGCCGGACTTTGCCTCGGCAATCAACGACCAGCTCAATGTGACGATTCTCCGCGACTGGTACGCCGATGTCTTCTTGGACAAGTCGAAGGAGCTTCGCGTTCGGGTCGGGCAGTCCAAAGTGCCATTCGGCTTCGAGAACATGCAATCGAGTCAGAATCGCGTGCCGTTCGATCGCTCCGATCCCATCAACAGCGCGCCCAAGGACGAGCGCGATATTGGCGTCTTCGTTTACTACGCGCCGAAAGCCATTCGCGAGCGTTTCAAATACCTCGTGGACAGCGGCCTCAAAGGCTCCGGCGATTATGGCATGGTTGCCCTCGGCGTCTACAACGGGCAGACGGCGAACCGACGAGAGTTGAACGACGAGCCTCACGTCGTCGCGCGCGCCGCGTATCCATTCCAAATCGGAAAACAGATCGTGGAGCTCAATCTCGGCGGCTACACGGGTAAATACTACGTCGGTAAGGACAAGGACGTCGGCGGCCCAAACGAGATTCGGGACGTTCGCGCGTACGGTGCCTTCATTCTGTACCCGCAGCCGATTGGCTTGCAGGTCGAATACAACATTGGGCGCGGCCCGGAGTTCGACAAGGCCAATAATCGCATCAAGCAGGATTGGCTCAGCGGTGGATACGCGCTGGCCACGCTGAAGCTAGGCAACGTCATTCCGTACGTGCGGGTCTCCATGTACGACGGCGGACGAAAGTTCGAGACGAATTCGCCGCTCTACAAAGTTCGCGAGGTGGAGGCCGGCGTCGAATGGCAGGTGTTCAAGGCGCTCGAGCTCACCGTGGCGTACAACGAAGCCGAACGAACCTTCCCCGAAAAGCCCTATCCGCAAGAGAGCGGGCGGTTTCTTCGCCTGCAATGCCAATTCAACTACTAGAGAATTTACAGGAAGGCGGGAAGACGGCCCGCCTTCCCGTCTTCCCGTTCAATTCATCATTCTTTCGATTAGAACAGATTGAACCGCGCGGTGCTGGTCACGCGGTGCATCGTTCCCACCTCGGCCGCGCATAGGATGCCCGGCACACAAGGGCCGCGTGCCTCGTCGTTGCCGAAGGTGTGGCGCCGCCCGAAGGTGTATTCGAGCCCGAACTCGACTTGGCGGGTCAAGGTCCAGAACGTATTCACGTACAATTCTTCGAGCTGCTGATTGACCTCGGGATCGACGATGTCCATCGTCTCCGGGCTGAAGGTCGGCTCGTAGGGGTGCTCGGGCGAGCTTGCGCCGTTGTTTCTGAAAAAGGTTTGGCTCCAAACGACGTTGGAACGAAATTGGGGATTCCACACGTGCGTGTAATTGACGTGGTACCCGAGGGCATCCCAGAGCACGAAGCGCTCGCCCGTATCCGTCACACCCTGCGCGGAGCCGGCCGCGAACATGTAGCGCCCGAGGCCGCGCCCCCCCGTGACGCTCGCGCGAAAGGTGTCCCCGAAGACGTTCAACGCCGTGGAGAGGCTCGCGCCCCAGCCCTGTTTGGAATACGAATCACCGCCGGGGGCGCCCACGTCCTCGTAGTGCGTCGTCACGCCGGCGGCGGAGACCGAGCCCCACGTTCCCGCCGTCTCCACGCGGCCCACCAGATCGGGAATCCGCTGAACCTTGCGCGTGTAGGGCGTTTTCGTGCCCGGGCCATCGGTGATGCCGTTTTGGTCGGTGCCCGCCGCGTTCTCCGCTGCGAGCGCCACCGTGAAATTCTCCTGCAACGGGATGGTGTAGCGGATCATGGGCATGCGAAGCCCGGGACCGGATCCCGGCCCATTGAAGTCGACCGTCTGCGCGGCGGCGTTGAGGTCCATGAAGGTGGACCACGTTTGCCCGACGAGGAGCGTGCCGTACTTTCCGCTCAACGTGCCGTACGCATGCCGCAGACGCGCCAGCACCGAGTTGGTGAACTCTTGGCTCGTGAGAAGATTGCCACTCCAGAAATCCGCTTCGAGCCGTGCACCGATATCGACCCACCGTGTCGTCGTCAATGTCGTAAGGCCGAGTCGACTCGTGCGCGCCGTCAAATAGAGTTGGC encodes:
- a CDS encoding DUF58 domain-containing protein, whose amino-acid sequence is MIPRELLAALRTIEIHTARLANENLSGTYTSSFKGQGLAFREVRPYQMGDDVRSIDWNVSARMNETFVKVFVEEREMTVMLVVDLSPSERFGTQRAPKTRVASEVAALLAFSAIRNNDRVGMILSTNQVERIVPPKKGEKHVMRVVREILGFEPRSAGVVAARAPDAPPPLGAQTDLKTALEALVGVARRRSIAFVVSDFFAQGYERALAVAARKHDVIPVVLVDPRDMELPDVGLATFEDLESGESVLVDTSDPHVRASYADAMKKLALARSQAFLKLGVDTVEIRTGGSFVKPLRDLFARRARRMRTR
- a CDS encoding MoxR family ATPase, whose translation is MHDVRALNELVAKESAFVDRLTTEVGKVIVGQSYMIERILIGLLTGGHVLLEGVPGLAKTLTVRTLCDVIAAKFARIQFTPDLLPADVIGTVIYNQQKGDFTQKLGPVFANLVLADEINRAPAKVQSALLEAMQERQVTIGDKTYPLPQPFIVMATQNPIEQEGTYPLPEAQVDRFMLMIKVGYPSREDERKIMDRMTALEPAKAEPIVHPADLLNAKQIIGQVYVDEKVKDYIVEVVFATREPARHGLKDLAPLIEFGASPRASIALNLAARAHAFLRHRGYVTPEDVKAVGPDVLRHRLVLTYEADAEEVTAEQIVRRVFEVVEVP
- a CDS encoding YncE family protein encodes the protein MGRRPLLLLSLLPCLASVVATTILLGIGAAGCDDKDDGLPTTLGLPSAINYDALYVLNGNGDTITVVDTEKEYINPSRIHLRNASFPHYLALSRDRQQLLLSAGSLVPGVAPDAGVDARADAKVDSGFDAGFDAGGEPPDAGEDAGEQEAGTPLRILADNPSSKGALLLLKATTGVTIKGRVTEAPVFNAVFSPDEEDIWATSMTAPGNALLITPTTLVDRFKVEVENQPARITISKNGRYAFVVNAGSNSVTVIDAASKVVRATLKVGSGGGVWQGENDLAYIDDAEKKTLTSVQTTNLGIRRTFELGFRVGTVVPGPDGYLWITDPEGGRVVLYQTDTDVQVFEIPTGKGAYGMAFSDDGKWGYVSNTAEDTVSIIDIKGRRVHRRLLGISSPNWIVFRKKDNAPQLPTDAGKK
- a CDS encoding zinc-binding dehydrogenase, whose translation is MKTEAMVIRENGGAEVLKRETIDIAEPGPRQVLVRVRAVALNHIDVWVRRGLPNVKYDFPHRLGSDIAGEIEALGPGATGCKVGQKVLVSPGVSCGVCAKCLAGEDNLCSRYNILGETTQGGYARHVVVPDANILPYPSAGPGGDLPFTEAAAIPLAFLTAWQMVVTRARVAPGETVLVQAAGSGVSSAAIQIAKLFGARVIGTAGSDEKLERARALGMDVGINYTTTDFVAEVKKLTEKRGVDAVIEHVGGDVFVKSILATRWGGCVVTCGATMGHSPTIDLRHIFFRQVRVLGSTMGSKGDLHRMMPLFSQGKLRPVVDRVLPLWSAVEAHRVLEERKAFGKVVLEVE
- a CDS encoding OprO/OprP family phosphate-selective porin, whose translation is MKFPRKYPQLLRATAAAAFAWFTLQPGTVHAQLAPPAPAAAAPAPAEKKEHWYDKLKIRGYTQVRYNRLFESNDRLVNIQGDRSIGDGGGFFLRRARVVLYGDVHEQVSVYLQPDFASAINDQLNVTILRDWYADVFLDKSKELRVRVGQSKVPFGFENMQSSQNRVPFDRSDPINSAPKDERDIGVFVYYAPKAIRERFKYLVDSGLKGSGDYGMVALGVYNGQTANRRELNDEPHVVARAAYPFQIGKQIVELNLGGYTGKYYVGKDKDVGGPNEIRDVRAYGAFILYPQPIGLQVEYNIGRGPEFDKANNRIKQDWLSGGYALATLKLGNVIPYVRVSMYDGGRKFETNSPLYKVREVEAGVEWQVFKALELTVAYNEAERTFPEKPYPQESGRFLRLQCQFNY
- a CDS encoding DcaP family trimeric outer membrane transporter, which translates into the protein MPRWTPAPWAMAITASASFSCFSAVAFAEDEPGTFRIPETTTTLTFSGYAQLDVAYDFKARNPYVEADDYAIIAARIPLSSSYEARKKSGQLYLTARTSRLGLTTLTTTRWVDIGARLEADFWSGNLLTSQEFTNSVLARLRHAYGTLSGKYGTLLVGQTWSTFMDLNAAAQTVDFNGPGSGPGLRMPMIRYTIPLQENFTVALAAENAAGTDQNGITDGPGTKTPYTRKVQRIPDLVGRVETAGTWGSVSAAGVTTHYEDVGAPGGDSYSKQGWGASLSTALNVFGDTFRASVTGGRGLGRYMFAAGSAQGVTDTGERFVLWDALGYHVNYTHVWNPQFRSNVVWSQTFFRNNGASSPEHPYEPTFSPETMDIVDPEVNQQLEELYVNTFWTLTRQVEFGLEYTFGRRHTFGNDEARGPCVPGILCAAEVGTMHRVTSTARFNLF